The Nothobranchius furzeri strain GRZ-AD chromosome 6, NfurGRZ-RIMD1, whole genome shotgun sequence genome includes a region encoding these proteins:
- the stoml2 gene encoding stomatin-like protein 2, mitochondrial produces MLRTICRRGGSILLQTQSATPRLWITPVQQRWASSLPMNTVILFVPQQEAWVVERMGRFHRILEPGLNFLIPILDRIRYVQSLKEIVIDVPEQSAVSLDNVTLQIDGVLYLRILDPFKASYGVEDPEYAVTQLAQTTMRSELGKLTLDKVFRERESLNSNIVHSINQASDEWGIRCLRYEIKDIHVPPRVKESMQMQVEAERKKRATVLESEGTREAAINVAEGRKQAQILASEGEKAEQINKAAGEAQAVLAKAEAKAKAIRMLSDALAEQNGNAAASLSVAEQYVSAFSNLAKSSNTILLPSNTGDISGMVSQAMTIYSTLAKTNPTTSPEVVEKKMPDVLDQLIPPEEERTQQMNSEH; encoded by the exons ATGTTACGAACGATTTGTCGGAGAGGCGGATCCATTTTGTTG CAAACACAGAGCGCTACACCGAGGCTGTGGATCACACCGGTCCAGCAGCGATGGGCCTCCAGCTTGCCCATGAACACCGTCATCCTGTTTGTGCCCCAACAGGAAGCCTGGGTGGTGGAGAGGATGGGTCGCTTCCACCGCATCTTAGAACCG GGTTTGAACTTCCTCATTCCCATTCTTGACAGAATTCGCTATGTGCAAAGTCTTAAAGAAATCGTGATCGATGTTCCAGAACAGTCTGCAGTGTCTCTAG ACAACGTAACACTACAGATTGATGGAGTGCTTTACCTCAGGATCCTAGACCCGTTTAAG GCCAGCTATGGCGTTGAGGATCCGGAGTATGCAGTCACACAGCTGGCACAGACCACCATGCGTTCAGAGCTGGGCAAACTGACCTTAGACAAAGTGTTCCGG GAAAGAGAATCCCTCAATTCCAACATTGTCCACTCCATCAACCAAGCTTCAGACGAGTGGGGCATCCGCTGCCTCCGTTATGAAATCAAAGATATTCACGTCCCACCTCGCGTCAAAGAATCCATGCAGATGCAG GTTGAGGCGGAGCGTAAAAAGAGAGCCACGGTGCTGGAGTCTGAAGGGACAAGAGAGGCAGCCATTAATGTCGCCGAGGGTCGTAAGCAGGCCCAGATCCTGGCCTCCGAGGGAGAAAAAGCAGAACAGATCAATAAAGCAGCTG GTGAGGCCCAAGCTGTTTTAGCTAAAGCTGAGGCAAAAGCAAAGGCCATCCGCATGCTGTCCGACGCTCTGGCTGAGCAA AATGGAAATGCAGCTGCGTCTCTGAGTGTGGCTGAACAGTACGTGTCTGCGTTCTCCAATCTGGCCAAAAGCTCAAACACCATCCTGCTGCCGTCGAACACGGGGGACATTAGTGGAATGGtctcacag GCCATGACTATTTACAGCACGCTGGCCAAGACGAACCCAACAACATCTCCAGAAGTGGTGGAGAAGAAAATGCCGGATGTTCTAGACCAGCTGATTCCACCTGAAGAGGAGAGGACTCAGCAAATGAACTCAGAACATTAA